GCTTTCGATGCCTCTGGAGAGTGATGTGAAATGCCACTATACGGATTACCGCCGATAATGAGTCGTGTGATACGATGGGATGCGATAGAAATTGTCGGTATTTTCATCGTTTATTTTACGTAGTCCTGTTTTTCTTTAGAAACTCGGAGATTCCGGGAACCTGCACTGGCGTTCAATTCTTTTTTTGTAAGGGTTTTATAAATTACACCATCCGGACGTGTATAAAGCGTAAGTTCGTAGGCATCGCTTGTTGGAACAGATGCTCCTGTTATGCTGTGGAAGCCGTTAGTTTGCAGTCTGGAACCGGTTCGGTGATATTCTCGCGGGAACAATTCCAATACGGGCATTTGCCAGATATAGATTTTTGAACCTGTTCCGTCATCAATTACGCCATGCGGTGTTCCCCATTCTTGAATTACCTTTGAGATATGCTTCTCCTTCCAATCCGATTCATGTATGCGGTTTTGATACTTTCTTGTGTCGGTTTTATGAATTACGCCATTTGAACGTGTATGGAAGATAAATTCATAGACGGTGTTATCTGATGCGAGCGTCTGCCATGTGTAAATTTTTGGATTTACCTCTCCACCGGTTATTTCATGGGGTGATCCCCATTTCTGAATAGCTTGTGAAATGTGCGTTCCTTTCCATAATTTCAAGGTTTGCCGTATCTCTTTTTCCGGTGATGGTTCGGATGTGTTCATGAAATATGTTGATGCCGAACACCCTGCAAACAAGAGGACTGCGATAAATGGGAAATATAAAGCGAATGCAAATCTGTTCATTTTCAATCCCCACCTTTGATCTCACCCCATGTGGTTGTGAGCAACTGCGGCTGTGGCGAGACAGGTAAAGCCGATGGATCAAACCAATCGCCTACATAATTGCTTCCATCGTGCGTAAGTTGCGTGGTGCCACGCGTCACGACATTGATTTTGAAAATCTGAGATTTATTTTGAAATGTCCGGGAAAAGACAAGTTCATCACCAGATGGTGCCCAAGCGACCACTTTTCCTCCCATGAGGAAAATCCCATCAACCATCCGTTGAAGTCCACTCCCATCGCGATTGGCGATATATATCGACTGCTGCGGCGGTTCTCGTCTATACAAGGGAAAAGCAATTTTGTTGTGAACAGGCGACCACGCCGGCTGCCACCTTCGCGCGTTATCATCCGGCAGAAGGGTCTCTTGTTTGCGGGTTTTTAGGTTGATAAATCGGATTTGGCGGCTCGCCCAATGAACCTCTCCATGGACAACATACGCGATTTCTGTTCCATTCGGGGACCAAACTGGCTGTCCACCATCCGCTTTTTCCATTTCAACAAGTCGGTTTACCGATGTTCCATCTGCCCTGGCAGTATAGATGCTAAAAAATTTAGTATTTTCGTCAAGTTGAGAATAAGCAATTTTTTTTCCATCAGGGGACCAGGCCGGGTGGTCTCTGTATGCGGGTGCCGTTCGAAACAGGGGTCGCTCACCGCCACCATCAGCTCGCATAATATAGAGATCACGCTCCCCACCTCGGTCAGAAACAAAGAGTATCGCCTCTCCCAGTGGTGAGCAGACCGGATTGACATCGCGGGAGCGGTGGTTGGTTAATCTCGCCTGTTGACTGCCATCGGGATTCATCATATAAATTTCCGAATTGCCATCCCGATTGGACGAAAAAATTATTTTTTCACTTGTGAGCGGTTTCGCAGAGACGGAACACATCAGTCCTAAACTTAAGCAATAGCAGAAGAAAACACGTAGCATTTTCATGGAAAATCTCCCTCACCGTTATGCGTGGGTTGTTCCAAATCTAAAATATCTGATTTATGCTTCAAATGCGCTGGGGCTGTACGCTCTACCAGTAAATACTCGCAATAGGTTATCAGGACGGTTTGCCACACAAACCTTTCAGTTATCGGCTATCGGTAAAAGAGGGTGTTTCCCTTGTTAAACGAAAACCTCTTAGCCGACCACCGACAACTGACAATCAACAACTATACTATAAACAGAGAAGTAGCAATTTCTATGCCAATTTATAGTAATGTGTGGGCAGGCACAAGACCTGCCCCTACAATCGTTTTTCCAAATGGAATTACCGAAATATTTTATTAAAACGCATGAAACCTTGCCAGCGGCGGTGGGGTTCGTTCGGGGTTAGAAACCTCGACAGCGGCGGAGGGGGTTCACTCATTGAACAACTGTTTACATACTTTCGGATTTTACGATAAAACGATGGAAAAAACAGGACATATTACGGATTTAGGGAGTATGGCGTGTGCGCCTGCTGCACGAAACGGGGCAAACAGGCAGATACATGCACGGATTTGTGCAGATACGGGGATAGGAAAAAGAAGCAGTATGGGACAGCACGGCGGCTGTCCCACGATTAAAAACTATCGGATGGCGATCGGATTGCCGGGAGAACCCGTCGCACCTTTGAGACGTAGCGGTGCGAAACTGAAGGCGAATTCGTAAACCTTCGCTGCTGCTAACTCCTCCGTGATTATGTTCTCAAGGTTGTAGATACCGTGCTTGACAATAAACAGTTGATGCACTGGAAATGCGAGAGTTTCATCGGGATTCGGGACAACTTCAATTCCCCAATTATCGGCACACAACATCACAATTTTCTGATCGACGAGGTATTGTCCCGCCTCCATGCCGATGCCGGGTTCTGTGGTCCCGTAGCGATCGTTGTCTGTCATCCAAAATTTACCCCAACCGGTGTGGATGATAACGACATCGCCGGGCGTAATCTGGACATCCTGTTTTTTCAAGGCGCCCTCCAGATCAGCACGCGTAATTTCATAACTGTCACCGAGGCACTCAACGCCTTTATAACCCGCGACATCAATGAGGACACCGCGCGTTACGATGGGTCCCACATTCTCAACACCGAGTTCCGTGAGTCCTTCGGCTTTCGCGAAATCGCGCTGGTGCAATCCGTTGTAGTAGAGGTCACCGATACCGATGTGCCCGAGTCCGTCGAATTGCGTGCCGACTTGACCGATCTCGCCACTAAAAATTTCCTCAAACCACGTTGTTTTGTTCTCACCGAGTGGACCCGACATCGCTGGAATCCGCAGGCTATAATGCCGCGTTCCGAAGACAGGGATCCCGCTTTCGTAGACTCTACCGAGTTGAAAAACTTCACCGTTCTTAATCAAATTTGCGGCTTCCAACACTTTCTCCGGGGTTAATCGGTTTACAGCACCCCGCCGATCATCTGCCCCCCATTCGGAGGGAAACCACGATTCTTGCGTGAGGGTAACGGTTGCTGTGAGGGCAAGTATACCGAAGACAAGCCCAAATAGAATAAAACGCTGGTATTTTTTCGACTTTTTGAACATAATTACCTCCTGGAATAATCGTCAACCGTCAGGGCGGATTTTTCCAAAAAATCCTTTCAGCTGTCAGTCGCAAGAGGTTAATACCAAACAAAATCCTCTTAACTGATTACCGAATCACTGATTACTGACAGTCATTAACGAACAGATACAGACCCTGTACCTACAGATGACAAGGGGTTCTATGGACCTTACTTCAATTGCCTTAATTTTGCTGTCAGCATTTTGCCATGCCTTATGGAATTTCTATAGTAAATCGAGTAGAGATACACGAATTCTCTTTTTTTGGTGCGGATTTTACACCGTAGCCATAGCGTTCATTGCCTTTGGTATCAAACATCCGGTAGTTCCGAAACCGGTATGGGGATATATTGCTGGCTCTGCCTTTGTTCACCTGTTATACAAGCTGTCTTTGACGCACGCTTATACCGTTGGTGAGATTTCATTCGTCTATCCGATTGCGCGCGCCGCACCAGCTTTCCTACCGCTCTTCGCCTTTCTTTTCCTAAAGGAACGAATTTCCGTGCAAGGTCTGATAGGTATCTTATGTGTGATGATCTCCATAGTGGTCTATCAACAACGCGAAAAGCACATCCAATTCAAAACATTCTTTCGCTACCTTCGCAAACCGGATTCCCTCTGGGCTTTTGCGACCCTGGCGAGTGTCATTGGGTACTCACTGATAGACAAACAAGGGATGTCTGAATTTCACCGCTATTCGGCGGATACCCCTTTATGGCGAGCCGTGATCTACTATTTAATGGAGAACAGTATCTCACAAGTATTTTACGGGTTGTCCTGTCTTGCTCGGTTTCCACACCAACAGATTGTCCGGATTGGACGCACGGAATGGAAGCGGGCATTCGCTATTGTCGGGCTCTCGTTGGTATCCTATTCACTTATCCTCTACACCCTGATGACAGAAAAGGTCAGCTACGTGACCGCTGTTCGTCAGTGTTCTGTCATTTTCGTTGTTCTGCTGGGTGGATATGCCTTGAAAGAAACCTATACAAAACGTCGCTTGATCGCGGCTGTTGTAATGATACTCGGTATCTTTTTGATCGCCAATTTTTAATTATACCTTGCGGTTAAACGACGTGCGTTAAGAGTTTATCGTGCGTTCCTCAAATCCGCCTGCGCCGGTGTTGCAGGCTACGTTTTTCGGAGCGAAGCGGCGCGCAGAACGAAAGTCTAATCATTAAAAAACTTCAACCGAAGGAGACACCCAATTTGACGCTCCGTTCAGGGTGATTGTCCATCTCTATGTAGGCTTCGACTGACTCTTCAAACGGCACGACTGGATCAACGACCCCTTCACAGTCAAATCGTCCTGCAGCAAGCCACTTCCAACAGGTATCAATAATACGCTTGAAATTCCAACGCGGATGATCGCGGTTCGGATCACTGTTGGCGCGTGCGAAGATGATGTTCGGAATATTGACGTGTGCGACAGCACCGAGATCAAGTCCACCTGTACACGCTTTTGCGCGTCCAGCGTAGACGATTGTTCCCTCAAAAGTGACGCTGCGGAGGGCATCATCGAGTGCTTCGTAGATTGCACTGGTTTCTACAGCCACATCAACGCCAAGCCCGCCAGTCGCTTCTTTGAGCACCTCACCGACATTGCAGGCAGTCGGGTCAATAACAAGTTCTGCCCCTGTCTTTTCAGCGACTTTCCGCCGTCTTTCAATCGGATCTACGGCAGCAACAAAGTCAGCACCTGCGATTCTCGCCATCTGGACGGTCATCAATCCAATTGCACCAAGCCCAAAGACCGCAACGCGCTCACCAACGCGAACTTTTCCATCACGAATCGCGGACATCGCAAAATGCGCTGGATCGTAGCAAACTGCCTGTTTCCACGTCATCTGATCGGGCATCTTGAGAAGCCGGTTTGCGCCCCATGTGTGTGTCTCCTTGAGGTGTCCGTGGCTGGCGACGCGTTCTCCAATCTCGAACCCTTCAACGTTGTCCCCGATCTCAATTATTTTTCCGACACACATATTCCCAAGTGTCAGTGGAAAATTTGCGTTGTTGTATCCGTAGTACGCCGTCAGTTCGGTACCGCGTTTGGGTGCACCAAAATCGACTTGAACCCGGACACTGTCCTC
This genomic interval from Candidatus Poribacteria bacterium contains the following:
- a CDS encoding PD40 domain-containing protein; translation: MKMLRVFFCYCLSLGLMCSVSAKPLTSEKIIFSSNRDGNSEIYMMNPDGSQQARLTNHRSRDVNPVCSPLGEAILFVSDRGGERDLYIMRADGGGERPLFRTAPAYRDHPAWSPDGKKIAYSQLDENTKFFSIYTARADGTSVNRLVEMEKADGGQPVWSPNGTEIAYVVHGEVHWASRQIRFINLKTRKQETLLPDDNARRWQPAWSPVHNKIAFPLYRREPPQQSIYIANRDGSGLQRMVDGIFLMGGKVVAWAPSGDELVFSRTFQNKSQIFKINVVTRGTTQLTHDGSNYVGDWFDPSALPVSPQPQLLTTTWGEIKGGD
- a CDS encoding cyclase family protein, yielding MFKKSKKYQRFILFGLVFGILALTATVTLTQESWFPSEWGADDRRGAVNRLTPEKVLEAANLIKNGEVFQLGRVYESGIPVFGTRHYSLRIPAMSGPLGENKTTWFEEIFSGEIGQVGTQFDGLGHIGIGDLYYNGLHQRDFAKAEGLTELGVENVGPIVTRGVLIDVAGYKGVECLGDSYEITRADLEGALKKQDVQITPGDVVIIHTGWGKFWMTDNDRYGTTEPGIGMEAGQYLVDQKIVMLCADNWGIEVVPNPDETLAFPVHQLFIVKHGIYNLENIITEELAAAKVYEFAFSFAPLRLKGATGSPGNPIAIR
- a CDS encoding EamA family transporter, which produces MDLTSIALILLSAFCHALWNFYSKSSRDTRILFFWCGFYTVAIAFIAFGIKHPVVPKPVWGYIAGSAFVHLLYKLSLTHAYTVGEISFVYPIARAAPAFLPLFAFLFLKERISVQGLIGILCVMISIVVYQQREKHIQFKTFFRYLRKPDSLWAFATLASVIGYSLIDKQGMSEFHRYSADTPLWRAVIYYLMENSISQVFYGLSCLARFPHQQIVRIGRTEWKRAFAIVGLSLVSYSLILYTLMTEKVSYVTAVRQCSVIFVVLLGGYALKETYTKRRLIAAVVMILGIFLIANF
- a CDS encoding zinc-binding alcohol dehydrogenase — protein: MPRELVAVAPRQPVLREYEDGPVPEDSVRVQVDFGAPKRGTELTAYYGYNNANFPLTLGNMCVGKIIEIGDNVEGFEIGERVASHGHLKETHTWGANRLLKMPDQMTWKQAVCYDPAHFAMSAIRDGKVRVGERVAVFGLGAIGLMTVQMARIAGADFVAAVDPIERRRKVAEKTGAELVIDPTACNVGEVLKEATGGLGVDVAVETSAIYEALDDALRSVTFEGTIVYAGRAKACTGGLDLGAVAHVNIPNIIFARANSDPNRDHPRWNFKRIIDTCWKWLAAGRFDCEGVVDPVVPFEESVEAYIEMDNHPERSVKLGVSFG